A window of the Oscillospiraceae bacterium NTUH-002-81 genome harbors these coding sequences:
- a CDS encoding GNAT family N-acetyltransferase: MLQFQKANSSDFAATRQFYWDVIEDIHKNNTANENLGWEKGVYPSDDFIQTSLEKGELYTLAEGGVLYACVILNSECNEGYLGCPWGITCEPVEVLIPHALAVHPRMQGKDIGKIVVGHVLDLAEQEHKKAVRLDVLGACKAAEALYRSCGFAFVAAKNMYYEDTGWTEYRLFERNLPVEPMPDM; encoded by the coding sequence ATGTTACAGTTTCAAAAAGCGAACAGCAGTGATTTTGCGGCGACCCGGCAGTTTTACTGGGATGTGATAGAGGACATTCATAAGAACAATACGGCAAATGAAAACCTGGGCTGGGAGAAGGGCGTTTATCCGTCGGATGATTTTATCCAAACCAGTCTGGAAAAGGGAGAGCTATACACCCTGGCGGAGGGCGGTGTTTTATATGCCTGCGTGATCTTAAACAGCGAATGCAACGAGGGATATCTCGGCTGTCCCTGGGGGATCACCTGTGAACCGGTGGAGGTGCTGATCCCTCATGCGCTGGCTGTCCATCCCCGGATGCAGGGAAAAGACATCGGGAAAATCGTGGTGGGACATGTGCTGGATCTGGCGGAGCAGGAACATAAGAAAGCGGTGCGTCTGGATGTGCTGGGCGCCTGTAAGGCAGCGGAAGCGCTTTACAGAAGCTGCGGTTTTGCGTTTGTTGCGGCGAAAAATATGTACTATGAGGATACCGGCTGGACAGAGTACCGGTTGTTTGAGCGGAATTTGCCCGTGGAACCAATGCCGGATATGTAA
- a CDS encoding cytidylate kinase-like family protein, with amino-acid sequence MSNTIVTIGREFGSGGRVIGEKLAAKLGISFYDKELIELAAEKSGIHPDVLKGADEVATNPFSSPFTNPTVDQGTLNDRLFKYEQDIIREIAAKESCVIVGRCADYILRDQPNCIRAFIYADMQYKIHLIRERHHLKDPELIEKIIRRTDKNRRTYYQYYTDQKWGARENMDLMINSSLLGIDGSVELLAAAVRLKTESSAE; translated from the coding sequence ATGAGTAATACTATCGTCACCATCGGAAGAGAATTTGGCAGCGGCGGCCGCGTCATCGGCGAAAAGCTGGCCGCAAAGCTTGGCATTTCCTTCTATGACAAGGAACTGATCGAACTGGCTGCAGAGAAAAGCGGCATCCATCCCGACGTATTAAAGGGCGCAGACGAGGTTGCCACCAATCCGTTTTCCAGTCCTTTCACCAACCCTACCGTTGATCAGGGAACCCTCAATGACCGGCTGTTCAAATATGAACAGGATATCATCCGTGAGATTGCCGCCAAGGAATCCTGTGTCATCGTTGGCCGGTGCGCCGATTACATTCTCCGGGATCAGCCAAACTGCATCCGCGCATTCATCTATGCCGATATGCAGTATAAGATCCACCTCATCCGGGAACGCCATCACCTGAAAGACCCGGAACTCATCGAGAAGATCATCCGCCGCACGGATAAGAACCGCCGCACCTACTATCAGTACTACACCGACCAGAAATGGGGTGCCAGAGAGAACATGGATCTCATGATCAACAGCAGCCTTCTGGGCATCGACGGTTCCGTGGAACTGCTGGCAGCGGCTGTAAGACTGAAAACCGAAAGTTCCGCAGAATAA